The sequence ATCCACGTTACGGACGGCGTCGGGATATCCCGGCCAAACCCCTATCAGCGATCACCAGCCACCCACCAGGCCCGGTGACAACACCCCCCGGATCATGACTGCGACTGGGGGCGGGAATCATACCGGGCCTGGCTGGCCAAAACCCCGATTATCGGGGCGTGAAGATAGTAACGGGGGCAAATTCGACTGAGGCTTAGGTGCGAGATCGGAGTGGCTTACGGGCAGCAAGGCCAATGGCGATTTGCCCTAGCAGTGAGAGCAGTACGTCAAGCCATGGCACGACGTTCATATAGATGGCCGCCAGAGCGGCAAGTGAAATGAGGGGAAATAAGTGGGCAAAGCCACTTTGGCCTCTGTGCCGTGTCGATCTTTGTGAGTGCTCTTCGACGATGTGATCTAGCCTGCGGAGTCCGGATTGTATAGACGCGGAGAACTCTGGCTCGATGCCGGCGGCCGATATCGTAACGTCGCCGTCTGCCCTTAGTAGGACGGCGGCATAGGCGATGGTCGACGCTGGATGCGACTCCATTTCTGCGAACAACGCTGCTCGAACCGATGTCTTGCGGTCGCTGTCGGCTTTCGAGGAGTGGCGATCGACGCTATGAAACAGCTTTCGAGCGCGATAGGTGGACAGGTCAGCGATGCCCGCGCTTCCCGCCTCTGGTGTGGCTTTGGTCTTCATGGATGCTCAACGTTTTATCGGATAATGAACGTCGAGCCACGCGCTTAACCGTATCTTCTTGCGCTTGCGTCGCGGGAAGTGTCTGAGACACGTTCAATTCGTTTTCACCGCTGCTGGTGGGGGCTTCGGTTGCGATGATGAAGCGGATGTATGACTCAATCTTCTCTCGGCTTTCCTGCGTGAGACGGGCGGCCGCATTGCGGTCGTAGTGCAAGCCAGACACTGCCGAGTCTGGATCCGTCAGCAGATCAATTAATGACACGCCAAGGGCTTCTGCCACCGCTTCGCAGTGTCCCAGCTGCGGATCCGCCTCGTTTTTCAGCATGCGTCCAACGGTGCGTTGAGCAATGCCAGCCCTTGCAGCAAGCTTGGCTTGCGTATTCAGGTTGTCATGGTCGTCCATCCGCCGCCGAAGATTTGCGGCGAGCGTTTCTCGCGCGGGTTTCAGTTTCATAGGCGCATGTTGCCGAATATGGCTAGTCATATGTAACTTTCAGCGTGCGCTTGGAGCGTTGAAGAATAGCCAAATAAGACTTACAATCGAGGCTCGATAACCCCGCTGGAGATCGCCATGGGCGAAGGTCGTGGCATTTGGTTGGCGTATGTGGTCGCGAAGCTTCAGTGCTGCAAAGGCAAGTGGCGACACATCTCGGACGAGACCGGCATTCCCTATGACACTCTGACCAAGATTGCCCTTTCACGGGTCTCCGATCCGCGCGTTTCGAACGTCCAGTTATTGCATGACTATTTCGTAGCCAACGAGACGCTGGACGGTCAATAACGCGCAGATATCACGTAGGTTTGCATCGTACTTGTGAGCCGTTGCTTGTAACAGCATGAAAGGCGCACCTTCTCAAATTTCCGATATGACTTGCCGATACGACAGTACGGAATGGCTAGACGTGCTTTATACGTCCGTCCGCAACACTCCCGGCGGCGTCGCCGACGCCGCCAATCACTTGACGAACCGCCGAGGCAAGGGCATCACGCCGGAGTCGCTTCGCCTACGCCTGCGCGGTGTCGGCGATAGCCGACTCTCAATGGAGATGTTCGAGCTGTTGATCGAGTGGATGCAGGAGAAGAGCGAAGCCGAGGCGCACGCGCTCGACGCGTTAC comes from Burkholderia savannae and encodes:
- a CDS encoding helix-turn-helix domain-containing protein; protein product: MKLKPARETLAANLRRRMDDHDNLNTQAKLAARAGIAQRTVGRMLKNEADPQLGHCEAVAEALGVSLIDLLTDPDSAVSGLHYDRNAAARLTQESREKIESYIRFIIATEAPTSSGENELNVSQTLPATQAQEDTVKRVARRSLSDKTLSIHEDQSHTRGGKRGHR